From Calothrix sp. PCC 6303, a single genomic window includes:
- a CDS encoding DNA phosphorothioation-associated protein 4 produces the protein MLEIGRIRVAKDKAELVKSLTSGDGQTGPFQTFADVIVFAASLGAKYKKRVPLGEISKREPGPIGVEVFISRGYDWVIKLLSVTKTQDIKILSVHEENKELLRNHIFEEYANGGLDILQNELRGAVDYTERIVLMLSYERSHQGEEMSEEEFDLTKFMS, from the coding sequence ATGCTGGAAATAGGCAGAATTCGGGTTGCAAAAGATAAAGCAGAATTAGTGAAATCATTAACATCAGGTGATGGGCAAACTGGACCCTTTCAAACCTTCGCTGATGTCATTGTATTTGCAGCTTCCTTGGGTGCAAAATATAAAAAACGAGTCCCCCTAGGAGAAATTTCTAAAAGAGAACCAGGACCAATTGGAGTAGAGGTTTTTATTTCTAGGGGATATGATTGGGTAATTAAGCTATTAAGTGTGACAAAAACCCAAGATATCAAAATTTTATCGGTACATGAAGAGAATAAGGAATTGTTAAGAAATCACATATTTGAGGAATATGCGAATGGTGGTTTAGATATTTTGCAAAATGAGTTACGAGGTGCGGTTGATTATACTGAAAGAATTGTTTTGATGTTGAGTTATGAACGTAGTCATCAAGGTGAGGAAATGTCAGAAGAGGAATTTGATTTAACTAAATTCATGTCTTGA
- a CDS encoding AAA family ATPase produces MKLISIKLCNFRSFYGITPEIMLADSDITNTTVIHGNNGAGKTSLLNAFTWVLYERFSAAFASTEQLVNKRAIAQAQNNEPVQCWVELAWEHDNKRYLVKRQCRVYKAENDIDAGKTELYMQFAGDDGRWLIPSQQPEVIINQILPSSLHQYFFFDGERIEQIVRSDKKAEIAEATKMLLGVEVINRSIKHLAEAKKTLENDLKAIGDSGIKQLLKQQNKIDLELETIKNRQNEILQEIENQQTLKKTASSHLRELDSAKNLQEKRQSLENQKQVYQEQLRKSRENIKRIISTRGYTVLLGETTANFRYIIDNLKQNGELKAGISREFVQDLLNSQKCICGADLTSGTHGHQNVSKLLNQAGSSIVEATTIRMGSQVDEIDKQSVIFWEELDKEQVEIGKFRETISQIETELDNIQDILRKDPSEEIRNLQKRLEDIEAKITDLTLEQGRNQQRNETYQTELENLNKQISRQKLNEDRQTLAQRRISATQDAIERLAEVKSRQEQQFRIQLEKKVQEIFSEISVTPYIPKINDKYELTLIENTSGIELPVAASTGQNQILSLSFISSIIDRVREWSEKQKMLMLPESSTFPIVMDSPFGSLDEINRRQIAKIIPRMANQLIVLVTKTQWRGKVEAEMKQRVGREYVLTYYSSKPNCEQDYIEIKGERYPLVKQSPSEFEYTEIMEVRENDF; encoded by the coding sequence ATGAAGCTAATTTCCATCAAGCTTTGTAATTTTCGCTCGTTTTATGGTATCACACCAGAAATTATGTTGGCAGATAGTGATATCACCAACACAACGGTAATACATGGTAATAACGGTGCAGGGAAAACCAGCTTACTGAATGCTTTTACATGGGTACTGTATGAGAGGTTTAGCGCGGCATTTGCATCGACAGAACAGCTTGTAAACAAACGTGCGATCGCACAAGCGCAAAACAACGAACCTGTACAATGTTGGGTAGAGTTAGCATGGGAACACGACAACAAACGTTATCTTGTCAAACGTCAATGTCGAGTATATAAAGCAGAAAATGACATTGATGCAGGTAAAACCGAGTTATACATGCAGTTTGCAGGTGATGATGGACGCTGGTTAATCCCATCTCAGCAACCAGAAGTCATCATTAATCAGATACTACCAAGTAGTTTACACCAGTATTTCTTTTTTGATGGCGAACGGATTGAACAAATCGTTCGTAGCGATAAAAAAGCTGAAATTGCCGAAGCAACAAAGATGCTATTGGGTGTAGAAGTAATTAACCGTTCTATCAAGCATTTAGCAGAAGCAAAGAAAACCTTAGAAAATGATTTGAAGGCAATTGGTGATTCGGGAATTAAACAACTACTGAAACAGCAGAATAAAATCGACTTAGAATTAGAAACGATTAAAAATAGACAAAATGAAATACTTCAGGAAATTGAAAATCAACAAACCTTAAAGAAAACAGCCAGTAGTCATTTACGAGAATTAGATTCAGCAAAAAATCTCCAAGAAAAGAGACAAAGCTTAGAAAATCAAAAGCAAGTTTATCAAGAACAACTGAGGAAAAGTCGAGAAAACATCAAACGCATAATTTCCACCAGGGGTTACACAGTACTTTTGGGAGAAACCACAGCCAATTTTCGGTATATAATCGACAACCTCAAACAAAATGGAGAACTAAAAGCAGGAATCTCCCGTGAATTTGTCCAAGATTTACTCAACTCACAAAAATGCATCTGTGGTGCAGATTTAACCTCCGGAACCCATGGACATCAAAATGTGAGTAAATTACTCAATCAAGCAGGTTCATCAATAGTCGAAGCAACCACTATCCGCATGGGTTCTCAAGTTGATGAAATCGATAAACAGTCTGTAATATTTTGGGAAGAATTAGACAAAGAACAAGTAGAAATTGGTAAATTCCGAGAAACAATCTCTCAAATAGAAACAGAATTAGATAATATTCAAGACATCCTCAGAAAAGATCCCAGTGAAGAAATTCGTAATCTTCAGAAACGCTTGGAGGATATTGAAGCAAAAATCACTGATTTAACACTAGAACAAGGTAGAAATCAGCAGAGAAATGAAACCTATCAAACAGAATTAGAAAATCTAAATAAGCAAATATCTCGACAGAAATTAAATGAAGATCGTCAAACCTTAGCACAGCGTCGGATTTCCGCAACTCAAGATGCGATTGAAAGATTAGCTGAAGTCAAATCTCGTCAAGAACAGCAATTTCGTATCCAATTGGAGAAAAAAGTTCAAGAAATATTTAGTGAAATATCAGTTACACCCTATATTCCCAAAATCAACGATAAATACGAACTAACACTAATTGAAAACACCTCCGGAATTGAATTACCAGTAGCAGCTTCCACAGGTCAAAACCAGATTCTCAGCCTTTCATTTATTAGTAGTATTATCGATCGAGTCCGCGAATGGAGTGAAAAGCAAAAAATGTTAATGCTTCCCGAAAGCAGCACATTTCCCATCGTCATGGATTCACCCTTCGGTAGTTTAGATGAAATTAACCGTCGGCAAATTGCGAAAATAATTCCCCGAATGGCAAATCAGTTAATTGTCTTGGTTACAAAAACTCAATGGAGAGGAAAAGTAGAAGCAGAGATGAAGCAGCGAGTTGGAAGAGAATATGTACTCACCTATTACTCATCTAAACCTAATTGTGAACAAGATTATATAGAAATCAAAGGAGAAAGATATCCTTTAGTTAAACAAAGTCCTAGCGAGTTTGAATATACTGAAATTATGGAAGTGAGGGAAAATGATTTTTAG